In Phormidium yuhuli AB48, one genomic interval encodes:
- a CDS encoding M28 family peptidase, protein MPGQSYRGELPPLTLSQQTLAQQLRVDVERIAIAPHHYLAYSELVAIADYLEDQLTDVAQQRGEVERQDYPISGQTFSNVILELPGQQQAEEIIVIGAHYDSVDAPGGVPGANDNGSGVAAVLALARHFAEHLQSRTLRFVAFTNEEPPFFQTENMGSLVYARRCRERGEKVVGMLSLETMGYFDDAPGSQTYPLGLLDQIYPIQGNFISFVGNLDSAKFVRQVVRHFRQSISFPSEGAILPGAVPGAGWSDHWAFWQQGYPALMVTDTAPFRYPYYHTPDDTVDKVDFDRLARVVEGLASVIGHLGAGD, encoded by the coding sequence ATGCCAGGTCAGAGCTATCGGGGAGAACTCCCTCCCCTGACCTTGAGCCAGCAGACCCTCGCTCAGCAATTGCGAGTTGATGTAGAACGCATTGCGATCGCCCCCCACCACTATCTAGCTTACTCGGAGTTGGTGGCGATCGCCGACTACCTAGAAGACCAACTGACCGATGTGGCACAACAGCGAGGGGAGGTTGAACGTCAAGACTACCCAATTAGCGGTCAAACCTTCAGCAACGTGATTTTAGAACTCCCCGGTCAACAGCAGGCTGAGGAAATCATCGTGATTGGCGCTCACTATGACTCTGTGGATGCTCCTGGAGGAGTGCCGGGAGCCAACGATAACGGCTCAGGAGTCGCCGCTGTCCTAGCCTTGGCCCGTCACTTTGCCGAGCATCTTCAGTCACGAACCCTACGCTTTGTCGCCTTTACCAACGAGGAACCCCCTTTTTTCCAGACCGAGAACATGGGAAGTTTGGTGTATGCGCGACGCTGTCGAGAGCGAGGGGAGAAGGTGGTGGGGATGTTGAGTTTAGAGACAATGGGCTATTTTGACGACGCGCCAGGAAGTCAGACCTATCCTTTGGGATTGTTAGACCAAATTTATCCCATTCAAGGTAATTTCATTAGTTTTGTGGGCAATCTGGATTCAGCGAAGTTCGTGCGTCAAGTAGTGCGTCACTTCCGCCAGTCGATATCCTTCCCGTCAGAAGGGGCAATTCTTCCCGGTGCCGTCCCAGGGGCCGGTTGGTCAGACCATTGGGCGTTTTGGCAGCAAGGGTATCCCGCCTTAATGGTCACCGATACCGCCCCCTTTCGCTATCCCTACTACCACACCCCAGACGATACGGTAGACAAGGTTGACTTTGACCGGTTAGCTCGGGTTGTGGAGGGGTTGGCCTCTGTCATTGGTCATTTGGGAGCTGGGGATTGA
- a CDS encoding tetratricopeptide repeat protein produces MTRQWQRQLFILLGLWLTWGTPDVWAGVTPRHLSRDSLQAQSSPQFWELPLVIEGRLDENSEVAADGRLFNIYPFPGTTGDILVIELVSHDVNAGWAVMDWEGNLIGPHPDERNTEETVRVELPRTGLYVVGVYGHQPGDTGDYHLTVRPATAAEGEETRLLEEAYHLNQRVLQLYEEGRYQEAIPLAQRVLEISETALGESHPHVATSLNNLALLYGNQGNYHAAEPLYRRSLEISETALGESHPDVATSLNNLAGLYRVQGNYDAAEPLYLRSLEIYETALGESHPHVATNLSNLAELYRVQGNYDAAEPLYLRSLEIYETALGESHPHVATSLNNLAALYRDQGNYDAAEPLLLQSLEIRETVLGESHPDVANSLNNLAALYGAQGNYDAAEPLLLQSLEISETALGETHPLTPHVATSLNGRVSPPFGSTLRCPGKL; encoded by the coding sequence ATGACCAGACAGTGGCAGCGGCAGCTATTCATCCTCCTAGGGCTTTGGCTAACCTGGGGAACCCCGGACGTTTGGGCAGGAGTGACCCCCAGGCACTTGTCCCGAGACTCCTTACAAGCCCAGTCCTCTCCACAATTCTGGGAATTGCCCCTAGTGATTGAGGGGAGATTAGATGAAAACAGCGAAGTGGCTGCTGATGGTCGTCTTTTCAATATTTACCCCTTTCCGGGAACCACTGGAGATATCCTAGTGATTGAATTGGTCAGCCATGATGTCAATGCTGGGTGGGCGGTTATGGATTGGGAGGGAAATCTCATTGGCCCCCACCCTGATGAGAGAAATACAGAAGAAACGGTGCGGGTCGAATTACCGAGGACTGGTCTTTATGTGGTTGGGGTCTATGGCCATCAACCGGGAGACACAGGAGACTATCATCTGACAGTCCGGCCTGCCACGGCTGCTGAGGGTGAGGAAACGAGGTTATTGGAGGAAGCCTATCATTTGAACCAACGGGTTTTGCAGTTATACGAAGAAGGTCGTTACCAAGAAGCCATACCCTTGGCGCAACGGGTACTAGAAATCTCGGAAACCGCTCTGGGAGAGTCTCACCCCCATGTTGCCACCAGCCTCAATAATTTGGCTCTACTCTACGGGAACCAGGGAAACTATCATGCTGCCGAACCTCTTTACCGTCGTTCCCTGGAAATCTCGGAAACCGCTCTGGGAGAGTCTCACCCCGACGTCGCCACCAGCCTCAATAATTTGGCTGGACTCTACCGTGTCCAGGGAAACTATGATGCCGCCGAACCCCTCTACCTCCGCTCCCTGGAAATTTATGAAACCGCCCTGGGAGAGTCTCACCCCCATGTCGCCACCAACCTCAGTAATTTGGCTGAACTCTACCGTGTCCAGGGAAACTATGATGCCGCCGAACCTCTCTACCTCCGCTCCCTGGAAATTTATGAAACCGCCCTGGGAGAGTCTCACCCCCATGTCGCCACCAGCCTCAATAATTTGGCAGCACTCTACCGTGACCAGGGAAACTATGATGCCGCCGAACCTCTCCTCCTCCAGTCCCTGGAAATCCGAGAAACCGTCCTGGGAGAGTCTCACCCTGATGTCGCTAACAGCCTCAATAATTTGGCAGCACTCTACGGTGCCCAGGGAAACTATGATGCCGCCGAACCTCTTCTCCTCCAGTCCCTGGAAATCTCGGAAACCGCTCTGGGAGAGACTCACCCTCTCACCCCTCATGTCGCCACCAGCCTCAATGGGAGAGTCTCACCCCCATTTGGCAGCACTCTACGGTGCCCAGGGAAACTATGA
- a CDS encoding transglutaminase-like domain-containing protein yields the protein MKDYLKNTEIIDYQHPEIIKYAKQIESGHQTPIAIAKACFEWVRDEIYHSVDYQMNPVTCRASDVLKYRTGYCFSKSHLLAALLRSNRIPAGFCYQRLSLDDKGAPYSLHGFNAVYLPETGWYRVDARGNKEGINPQFTPPQEQLAYTTNLPEEADFQTILPEPLQIVVEALQARETWDSMLCNLPDIALESANNYGLMIDK from the coding sequence ATGAAAGACTATTTAAAAAATACTGAAATTATTGATTATCAACATCCGGAAATCATCAAATATGCCAAACAAATTGAGTCAGGTCATCAAACACCAATAGCCATTGCCAAAGCCTGCTTTGAGTGGGTCCGAGATGAAATTTATCACAGCGTTGATTACCAAATGAACCCTGTAACCTGTCGGGCATCTGACGTCCTAAAATACAGGACAGGTTACTGCTTTTCTAAGAGCCATTTATTAGCGGCATTGCTACGGTCAAACCGAATCCCAGCGGGATTTTGTTATCAACGGTTGAGTCTTGATGACAAAGGCGCACCGTATAGTTTGCATGGTTTTAATGCAGTTTACTTGCCAGAAACTGGCTGGTATCGAGTTGATGCGAGAGGCAACAAGGAAGGAATAAATCCACAATTTACACCACCTCAAGAACAGTTGGCTTATACCACTAATTTGCCAGAAGAAGCCGATTTTCAAACCATCCTGCCTGAGCCGCTTCAGATTGTCGTAGAAGCACTGCAAGCAAGAGAAACATGGGATAGTATGCTTTGCAATCTTCCAGATATTGCGTTAGAGTCCGCAAATAATTACGGTCTTATGATAGATAAATAA
- a CDS encoding zinc ribbon domain-containing protein, which translates to MAYQCDLGNNQTVYLDNSGSQTIVTTASGSPGQQQQSSNSFETGAWTAPPEMYRTPGGVTLKIQAQGGDRWIQIQGQSSNLSDASSIPLQEVSQVPGSSQQPMQPMQPMQPMQPMQPMQPMQPMQPMKMGNMEMNNNPMEMRMGNMEMRMGSSPQNTGSQRRFCSQCGSPVQPSDRFCGNCGHKLS; encoded by the coding sequence ATGGCCTATCAATGCGACCTGGGTAACAACCAAACGGTTTATCTGGACAATTCCGGGAGCCAAACCATTGTCACCACCGCCAGCGGCAGTCCTGGACAACAGCAACAGTCAAGTAATAGCTTTGAAACCGGGGCCTGGACTGCTCCCCCCGAGATGTATCGTACCCCTGGGGGGGTGACTCTGAAAATTCAGGCCCAAGGGGGCGATCGCTGGATTCAGATTCAAGGACAAAGTTCTAACCTCTCCGACGCCAGCTCTATCCCCCTACAAGAGGTGTCCCAGGTTCCCGGTTCCTCACAACAGCCGATGCAACCCATGCAACCCATGCAACCCATGCAACCCATGCAACCCATGCAGCCGATGCAACCCATGCAACCTATGAAAATGGGCAACATGGAGATGAATAATAATCCCATGGAAATGCGAATGGGCAATATGGAGATGAGAATGGGGTCATCACCGCAAAATACTGGTTCTCAGCGGCGGTTTTGTAGTCAATGTGGTTCCCCGGTTCAACCGAGCGATCGCTTCTGCGGGAATTGCGGCCACAAACTCAGTTAA
- a CDS encoding CHAT domain-containing protein, with product MEIRETALGESHPHVANSLNNLAALYRNQGNYDAAEPLYLRSLEIYEIALGESHPHVATSLNNLAGLYGAQGNYDAAEPLYRRSLEIRETALGESHPSVATSLNNLATLYQAQGDTSQSLGFLQRGLDIQETNLAQNLAIGSEARKQAYIATLSGRTHQTLSLHLQDAPDHPQAARLALTTVLRRKGRILDAVTETQQLLRDNLSPELAPLLDEYTNAQTQLATRLYAGLGDQDPDLYRSEIETLRQQVEQLENDLSRRSAEFRVATEPVEIEAVQALIPNDAALVELVQYHPTNWSEGRRETSRYAAYILHASGDPQWVDLGDANTIDNAAFAFLNATRVPNSEQRVQTTGRQLDDLLMAPIRPLLGDATHLLLSPDGQLNLIPFAALVDEDNRYLVESYQLTHLTTGRDLLRLQNPRPSRQPPVLFANPNYDDADTSAVMQLAQATRGESQRSMEIKDLQFGELPGTQREVEAIAPLLDNPIVLTEAEATENALKQVQAPSILHLATHGFFLQDVEFVPPQPLRDFTRGDVIVVTDAQPGQFAPPPSNRPTSSENPLLRSGLALAGFNSRDSEGEDGVLTALEVVGLDLRGTRLVVMSACETGVGDVANGEGVYGLRRAFVMAGAESQLMSLWKVADEETADLMGDYYQRLLAGEGRSEALREVQLDWLSRGAHPYYWASFLFSGQWTPMDDFTEM from the coding sequence CTGGAAATCCGAGAAACCGCCCTGGGAGAGTCTCACCCCCATGTCGCCAACAGCCTCAATAATTTGGCAGCACTCTACCGTAACCAGGGAAACTATGATGCCGCCGAACCCCTCTACCTCCGCTCCCTGGAAATTTATGAAATCGCCCTGGGAGAGTCTCACCCCCATGTGGCCACCAGCCTCAATAATTTGGCAGGACTCTACGGTGCCCAGGGAAACTATGATGCCGCCGAACCTCTCTACCGCCGCTCCCTGGAAATCCGAGAAACCGCCCTGGGAGAGTCTCACCCCTCTGTCGCCACCAGCCTCAATAATTTGGCTACACTCTACCAAGCCCAAGGAGACACATCGCAAAGCCTCGGGTTTCTCCAACGGGGCCTGGATATTCAAGAAACGAACCTAGCCCAGAATCTCGCTATTGGCTCAGAAGCCCGTAAACAAGCCTATATCGCCACTCTATCTGGCAGAACTCACCAAACTCTCTCACTCCATCTCCAAGATGCTCCTGACCATCCCCAAGCAGCACGTCTCGCCCTGACTACAGTCCTACGCCGCAAAGGACGCATCCTTGATGCCGTGACCGAGACGCAACAACTCTTACGAGATAACCTCAGCCCTGAACTCGCTCCCCTTTTAGACGAGTACACCAACGCCCAAACTCAACTCGCCACTCGCCTCTATGCCGGTTTAGGTGACCAAGACCCTGACCTCTATCGCTCCGAGATAGAAACCCTCCGTCAACAGGTGGAACAGTTGGAAAATGACCTATCTCGTCGTAGTGCCGAGTTCCGAGTGGCAACGGAACCGGTGGAAATTGAGGCAGTTCAGGCATTGATTCCCAATGATGCAGCATTGGTGGAACTGGTCCAATATCATCCCACAAACTGGTCTGAAGGACGTCGGGAAACGTCCCGCTACGCCGCCTATATCCTCCATGCCTCCGGCGACCCCCAGTGGGTAGACTTAGGAGATGCCAACACTATCGATAATGCCGCTTTTGCCTTCCTCAACGCCACTCGCGTCCCTAACTCCGAGCAACGAGTCCAAACCACAGGACGACAACTCGATGACTTGCTGATGGCCCCCATTCGTCCTCTCCTCGGAGATGCCACTCATCTACTCCTCTCCCCAGATGGTCAACTCAACTTAATTCCCTTTGCCGCACTGGTGGATGAAGATAATCGTTATTTGGTAGAATCCTATCAGTTAACTCATTTGACCACGGGACGGGATTTGTTACGACTGCAAAACCCTCGCCCCAGTCGTCAACCACCCGTGTTGTTTGCCAATCCTAATTATGATGATGCCGATACATCTGCCGTGATGCAGCTAGCACAGGCGACTCGGGGAGAGTCTCAACGGTCTATGGAGATAAAGGATTTACAGTTTGGAGAATTACCGGGGACTCAGCGGGAGGTGGAGGCGATCGCACCTCTGCTGGACAATCCCATCGTTCTCACGGAGGCGGAGGCGACGGAAAATGCTCTCAAACAGGTTCAGGCTCCCAGTATTCTCCATTTAGCGACTCATGGTTTCTTTCTCCAGGATGTGGAGTTTGTACCGCCTCAGCCTCTGAGGGATTTCACTCGCGGCGACGTGATTGTGGTGACGGACGCACAGCCAGGGCAATTTGCCCCTCCTCCCAGTAACCGTCCTACCAGTAGTGAGAATCCTCTGTTGCGCTCAGGTCTGGCATTGGCTGGGTTTAATAGCCGAGATAGTGAGGGAGAAGATGGAGTGTTGACGGCTCTGGAAGTGGTGGGGTTGGATTTGCGGGGGACTCGTTTGGTGGTGATGAGTGCTTGTGAGACGGGAGTGGGGGATGTGGCGAATGGTGAGGGGGTTTATGGCTTGCGGCGAGCCTTTGTGATGGCCGGGGCTGAGAGTCAGTTGATGAGTTTGTGGAAGGTGGCCGATGAGGAGACGGCGGATTTGATGGGGGATTATTATCAACGGTTGTTGGCCGGGGAGGGACGGAGTGAGGCGTTGCGGGAGGTGCAGTTGGACTGGCTCAGTCGGGGGGCGCATCCCTATTATTGGGCGTCGTTCCTGTTTTCGGGGCAGTGGACGCCTATGGATGATTTTACGGAGATGTGA
- a CDS encoding tetratricopeptide repeat protein, with amino-acid sequence MGESHPHLAALYGAQGNYDAAEPLYRRSLEIRETALGESHLRSVATSLNNLAGLYGAQGNYDAAEPLYRRSLKSEKPPWESLTPLSPPASITTLRCPGKL; translated from the coding sequence ATGGGAGAGTCTCACCCCCATTTGGCAGCACTCTACGGTGCCCAGGGAAACTATGATGCCGCCGAACCTCTCTACCGCCGCTCCCTGGAAATCCGAGAAACCGCCCTGGGAGAGTCTCACCTCCGCTCTGTCGCCACCAGCCTCAATAATTTGGCAGGACTCTACGGTGCCCAGGGAAACTATGATGCCGCCGAACCTCTCTACCGCCGCTCCCTGAAATCCGAGAAACCGCCCTGGGAGAGTCTCACCCCTCTGTCGCCACCAGCCTCAATAACGACTCTACGGTGCCCAGGGAAACTATGA
- a CDS encoding WD40 repeat domain-containing protein, which yields MLHRRTSRLLLSLSLAVALGGIVGCAAELPTDDSDPTTETSPVPEPDSDLAQNPDEVADDSPEATSVDWAMADITHVLEGHDESPTKLVFSPDGQTLAIASYDALKVWDVASGQVLHRLEGHRSAGDSPMATVPPTAMVMSPDGQTLATTSRSQGRLTSEDSLILWDLTSGEAQQTLGGNSGCQDVAFTPDGSQLWAACAGELQQWSVETGSLETSMDVGLLETIALSPDGQTLATVEMNLPDGSQESTQVQLWDVGGDSAEPLRSLQGNSHDITNLQFTPDGRYLVTQTPPISANDGSGGSPGQVAIWDWQQGERRYEHESFGRFPVSLSADGTLLAGEFGEPLLMDKQGNPVNHSILTRQQGGASAIALSPDGKTLAWAGQPPTFPSPIVRLWQAGAATEPTHDSADGDRDQYTSLEELPSERTTRDIERFTQENFGLTERVGIEEETLTLNMPDTNRAEAILTLDSLPDDAVGAVRYRLEFDLQEDGVTWELVWAGRQQQCRRGPTPEDEWTTELCT from the coding sequence ATGCTTCATCGCCGAACCTCCCGACTTCTGCTCAGCCTCAGTCTGGCCGTCGCCTTAGGGGGAATCGTCGGCTGTGCGGCCGAGCTACCGACGGACGACTCCGACCCCACAACAGAGACGAGTCCAGTCCCGGAACCGGATTCAGACCTGGCCCAAAACCCCGATGAGGTGGCCGATGACTCCCCAGAGGCGACCTCCGTTGATTGGGCCATGGCTGATATCACTCATGTCTTAGAGGGTCATGATGAGTCTCCGACAAAGCTAGTATTTAGCCCCGATGGTCAAACGTTGGCCATTGCCAGTTATGATGCCCTCAAGGTTTGGGATGTGGCGTCAGGGCAGGTGTTACATCGTCTGGAAGGCCATCGGTCAGCGGGAGACTCCCCAATGGCAACGGTTCCCCCCACAGCTATGGTCATGAGTCCCGATGGTCAAACTCTGGCGACAACTAGCCGCAGTCAAGGACGATTAACCAGCGAAGATTCCTTGATTCTCTGGGATCTCACCAGCGGCGAGGCTCAACAAACTCTGGGAGGAAATTCGGGCTGTCAAGATGTGGCCTTTACCCCCGATGGCAGCCAACTTTGGGCAGCCTGTGCTGGGGAATTGCAACAGTGGTCTGTGGAAACTGGGTCTTTAGAGACATCGATGGATGTGGGACTGCTTGAAACCATCGCCCTGAGTCCCGATGGGCAAACTTTGGCGACGGTCGAGATGAACTTACCCGATGGGTCTCAGGAGAGTACCCAGGTGCAGTTGTGGGATGTTGGGGGAGACTCGGCTGAGCCGTTGCGATCGCTCCAGGGAAACTCCCATGACATCACGAACCTTCAGTTTACCCCCGATGGTCGCTATCTGGTGACCCAAACCCCGCCAATTTCGGCGAATGACGGCTCTGGAGGCTCTCCGGGACAAGTGGCGATTTGGGATTGGCAACAGGGGGAACGGCGCTATGAACATGAGTCCTTTGGCCGTTTTCCGGTCAGTCTCAGTGCTGATGGAACTCTCTTAGCGGGTGAGTTTGGTGAACCGCTGTTGATGGATAAACAAGGTAACCCCGTCAACCATTCCATTCTCACCCGTCAGCAAGGGGGAGCCTCCGCCATTGCCTTGAGTCCCGATGGTAAAACCCTGGCTTGGGCCGGTCAGCCACCCACGTTCCCGAGTCCCATTGTCCGTCTCTGGCAGGCGGGAGCGGCGACGGAACCCACTCATGACAGTGCTGATGGCGATCGCGACCAATATACCAGCCTAGAAGAACTCCCGAGCGAACGCACCACCCGAGACATCGAACGCTTCACGCAAGAGAACTTTGGCCTCACGGAGAGGGTGGGTATTGAGGAAGAAACCCTAACCCTGAATATGCCCGACACCAACCGGGCCGAAGCCATCCTCACCCTCGACTCCCTCCCCGATGATGCTGTTGGCGCAGTACGCTATCGCTTAGAGTTCGACTTGCAAGAAGATGGCGTTACCTGGGAACTGGTCTGGGCCGGCCGTCAACAACAATGTCGGCGAGGACCCACCCCTGAGGATGAATGGACAACCGAGTTATGCACTTAA
- the acsF gene encoding magnesium-protoporphyrin IX monomethyl ester (oxidative) cyclase, producing the protein MTTTVPQPQIDELKPGVKVPAKETILTPRFYVTDFDKVAAMDLSLQEEEIDAMIGEMQADYNRYHFVRDEEFEQSWEHIDEQTRLAFVDFLERSCTSEFSGFLLFKELSRKLKGRNPRLAEIFALMARDEARHAGFLNKAMSDFNIRLDLGYLTRNRSYTFFKPEWIIYAVYLSEKIGYWRYITIFRHLEQNPDRQFYPLFKRFESWCQDENRHGDIFKALLRSQPKMWKSWQGRLWSRFFLLTVFATHSLTVLERADFYRSLGLDPYEFDKTVIRNTNASAARAFPEVLDVERPEFFERMYRCAERNEQLAAISASNDSKLAKFLKKAPLLLGTMADLTRLYFMRPIDAEALRGEVY; encoded by the coding sequence ATGACAACGACTGTTCCCCAGCCTCAGATTGACGAACTCAAACCCGGCGTGAAGGTTCCCGCTAAGGAAACCATCCTGACGCCTCGCTTCTATGTGACGGACTTTGATAAGGTTGCGGCGATGGATTTATCCTTGCAAGAGGAGGAAATCGACGCCATGATTGGGGAGATGCAAGCCGACTACAATCGCTATCACTTCGTACGCGATGAGGAGTTCGAGCAATCCTGGGAGCATATCGACGAACAGACTCGTTTGGCGTTTGTGGACTTCCTAGAACGCTCTTGTACCTCTGAATTTTCAGGATTCTTGCTGTTTAAGGAACTCTCCCGCAAACTCAAGGGTCGCAATCCCCGCCTGGCAGAGATTTTCGCCTTGATGGCCCGAGATGAGGCTCGTCACGCTGGATTTTTGAACAAGGCGATGAGCGACTTCAACATTCGCCTGGATTTGGGCTATTTGACCCGCAATCGGAGTTATACCTTCTTTAAGCCCGAGTGGATTATCTACGCCGTCTATCTCTCCGAGAAAATCGGCTACTGGCGTTATATTACAATTTTCCGCCATCTGGAGCAGAATCCCGATCGCCAGTTCTATCCTCTCTTCAAACGCTTTGAGAGCTGGTGTCAGGATGAAAATCGCCACGGAGATATCTTTAAGGCTCTGTTGCGATCGCAGCCAAAAATGTGGAAATCTTGGCAAGGTCGGCTCTGGTCTCGCTTCTTCCTGTTGACGGTGTTTGCGACGCACTCTCTGACGGTCTTGGAGCGCGCTGATTTCTACCGTTCTCTGGGGTTAGACCCCTATGAGTTCGACAAAACCGTCATCCGCAACACCAACGCCAGTGCGGCGCGGGCCTTCCCGGAGGTTTTGGATGTGGAGCGTCCGGAGTTTTTCGAGCGGATGTATCGTTGTGCTGAACGCAATGAACAGTTAGCGGCGATTTCGGCCAGCAATGATTCTAAGTTGGCCAAGTTCCTGAAAAAAGCGCCTCTGCTGTTGGGGACGATGGCGGATTTAACTCGCTTGTATTTCATGCGTCCCATTGATGCAGAAGCCTTACGGGGTGAGGTGTACTAG